The genomic segment ATGGTTCATGTTGATGTAGTAGCTTACATGACACCGGATGAAGCAGGAAGGCAGGAACTGTTCAATTTCAGCGATGCTGTAATGGGAGGAAAACAGGGGTGCCGGCTTGCTGCCTGCATAATAATCATCGTAAAACTGGGTGCGGCGGTTTTCATTTTCAATGAATACCACATCCGCCGCCGGCAGGGAAACTAGCTTGTTGTCGGCTTCCCGGATATGGATCATGGGTCGGAGAATGGGCAGATGGTGGTTGATATTCAGCACCACCCGTGCTACCTTTTCCGGAGTAAAGGGCTTGGTGATAAAGCCGGAGGGCATGACGGAAAACACGTTTTCCCAGTACTGGGTATAGGCAGTGATAAACACGATCAGGCACAGGGGATAGTGCTGTTTGATGTATTCGGCAAAGCGGATGCCGTTTTCATCGTGCTCCAGTCGGATATCCTGGAACAGCACGGCGGTGTCCCCGGACAACTGCCGGATTGCATCCGCCTCCGTGGAGGCTGTCCGGATGTCCTGCTCGGTGTTATTGGGATCGGACAGCAAAAGCGTGCGCAGCTGGGCACAATGCGCCGGGTCGTCATCGTAAATCAGATACATGATTGGCTCCAATGGTATATAGGCAACGTGCCGCAAGTTCTTTGCGGTGTTGCCTGTAGTTTTGATGCTGCATCCTGTGGGTGCGTTATTTTCATTGTAGCATATTTGTCGAATTTGGTCAACGGCGGCACAGCGTACATGCTTCATTCTTTGTTCCCTGTCTTAGATTTACTCCATATCAAAAAAACAAGCCAGGCATATGCCTGGCTTGTTTTTATGCTTCGATTTGCTTTCCAAGAAACTGGGCGGCTGCCGTAATCAGACTCACCTGCAGCTCCGAGGGGGACTTGCCGTCTCCCAGGAATGCCACCGCCCCGGTCACATCTCCGGAGGTGAAAATAGGCTGACAGGCAATGGCGCTCTTGTCGATGCCCTCCACCGAGAAAAAGGTCTGCTCCGGCTTGCCTGCATAACTGCGCCGGTTTTCCATCAGATCCTCCAGCGCCGGAGACACCCGCCGCTCGTGGAATTCCTTTTTCGGCACACCTGCTACTGCGACCACATGATCCCGGTCAAACACCACCGTGGGGCAGCCTGCAAGCTTATGCATGATCTCCGCCACCTGGGCGGCGTTTTCGCCGATCTCGTTGATGGCGGAATATTTTTTGAAAATGACCTCTCCGTCATTGCTGGTGTAGATCTCCAGAGGGTCTCCCTCCCGGATCCGCATGGTGCGGCGGATCTCCTTGGGGATGACCACCCGTCCCAGATCATCGATTCTTCTGACTATCCCTGTGGCTTTCATTGCTTCATACCTCGCAATCCATAGATTTGTTTGCAGTTCTAGTATTTGTTTGTGGGATTGGAATATACACGCCACAGGGCTTCGTTATTTTTTGGCAGAGGACAGGGCGGATTCCAGCTCTGCATTCTGCTATGTTTCTGCAACGTCGAACAAAACACGTCTGACGACTGTTTATCATTGCATCAATGAGCTTGCGTTATACCTGCACCTGCGCATGGCTTCCGCCCGCAGGCTGCTTGGTCACAAGGATCTGCTTATCAATTTGATTTTTCAGTGCGCCCACATGGGAGATGATCCCCACCAGTCGGTTGGATTCCGTCAGGCTTTGCAATGCACGCATGGCCTGCTGCAGGGTTTCCTCATCCAGAGAACCAAAGCCCTCATCCACGAACATGGTGTCCAGCCGGATGCCGCCTGCGCTGGACTGGATCTCGTCCGACAGTCCCAGTGCCAGGGACAGGGACGCCATAAAGGACTCGCCGCCGGACAGGGTACGGACGCTGCGCTCCGTGCCGTTGTAGTGATCCACCACGCAAAGCTCCAGCCCGGACTGGCTCCGCAGATCCGTGGCGGATTGCTGTCGCTTTAATTCATACTGCCCGCTGGACATCACCAAAAACCGGCGGTTTGCCCGGCGAATGATCCGGTCAAAATAGTGCATCTGCACAAAGGTTTCCAGTGCCACCCGTTCCTTGCCGGATAGCTTGCCTGCCGCTGTGTTGGAAAGACCGCTGACCATTCGCAGCTCCTGCATGGTTTTCTCCAGTCGGGCCTGCTGTTGGAGGATGCCATCTCTGGCAGAGCGGTTCAGTCCCAACCGGCTGATCCGGTGGGTTTTTTCCTGACCTGCCTGCTGCTTGTCCTGTTCAAGCTGTCGGAGCTGTGCCTCCAGACCGGGCACATCCTCCTGCTGGTACTGGGCAAGCTGCTCCTCCAGGGTGCGGCACCGGGACTGGGCTGTGGCATGCGCCTCCCGGGCGGCGTCATAAGCCTGCTGCCGCTGTACGGCAAGCTGCTCCAACCGGCTCTGTTCCCCCTCCAGTGCGGTGATCTGTGCCTGTGCTTCCTTCCGGTCGGCAAAGGGCAGTAGCTGACTGTATTCCTCCAGCTGCTTGGCGGCAGTGGATGCCTGCTCCAGCAGCCGTGCAAGCTGCTCCCGTGCGTCGGCATAATCCGATTCCATCTGCCGTAGCTGTGCCTCGTCCCGGGGATTGGACTGCTCCAGCTCCTGCCGCCGTGCCACGTTCTGCTCCTCCCGTTGGAGTCTGCCGGACAGGCTGTCGGCAGAAATACTGGATGCCTTCTGCATCAGATTCAGCTTTTTGGGAAGCATATCCAGGGTGCAGTCCAGTTCCAGTGTCCGGGTGTGTTCCAGCAGCTGCTCCGCTGCTGCCTGTACCTGGGCATCCAGACTGCTCCGGGCATCCCGCTTTCCGGCAAGCGCATCCTCCATCTGCCGCAGGATCTGCTCCGTCTTGGGCTGTTCCGTTTCCAGTTGCCTGCGCAAGGCGATATGCTGCTCCGTTTCCGTCAGCTCCGCATCCAGCCCGGCTTGCTTGTCCTTGAGCAGGCTCTGCTCCTGCTGTAAATGCCCCGGCAGGGCGGGCAGATCCCGCTCCAGTCCCAAGGCGCTGCACTGCTCCCGGATGCTCTGGGCAAGGCTTTCCGCTTTGCCCCGGAGGGTGCCTGCATGCCGGCTTGCCTGGGTGCATGTCTGCTGGGCTTTGTCGCTGCGGTTCCGGGCAGCTTTCAGTTCGGCTTCTGTTGGCGCATTCTTTGCCGGCTGTGCCGGGTGGGGATGGGATGCAGCGCCGCATACGGGGCAGGGTGCGCCATCTTGCAGGGATGCCGCCAGGATTCCAGCCTGGGCATCCAGGAACGCCTGCTGCATCCGGTCATAGGCGTCCTTTTCCTGCTGCATGGTTTCTGCGGCAGCGGCATATGCCCGCTGTGCCTGTTCCAGCTCTCCGCTTTGGATCCGGTATGCGTCCAGCCGTTGGGCAAGGGTAGCTAGCTGCTCTGTACGCTGTTCTGCTGCCTGCTTCTGTGCCAGCAGCCGCTCCTGCCGTGCCGGAGCATCCCCCAGCGTCTGCAACTGCTCAGTGAGCTGCTCCAGGGTCTGCCGTTGCTGTCCGGCGGCATGCTCCGCCTGTTGATATGCCTGTTGAGCGGCTGCAAGCTGTCTGCACAGCTTATCATAGCCGGTCAGCTTTTCGGACAGCACTGCCAGATGTTGATCCTTCTTCTGCTGCTCCTTGATCAGTGCAGCCAGCTTTTCCCGGTTCTCTCCGGCGTTGGCGAGGCTTTTCAGCTCCAGGACATGCTTTTCGTACCGGCTGCGCCCCTGGGCAATGCGCTCCTGGGTCTGCTTGATCTCCTGCTGGCTGTGGGTCGCATCTTGCTTCATCTGTGCCAGGGTGGTGCGTAGCTGCTCCTTTTCCGCATACCGGGGCAACTGCTCCCGGATCCGGGTGATCTCTACGGTCAGCTCCTTTTGCCGGGTCTGATCCGACAGAGAAGCATCCAGCGTTGCCTTGCAGGCATCCCGCTGCTGCTTCTGTGCCTTCAGTTGTTCCTGTGCCTGCCGGTATGCTTCCCGGAGTCTGGCAGCCTGCTTTGCCCTGTCCAGGGACTGATGCAGAACGGTTAGCTGCTCCTCCAACCGGGCGCAGGTCTGTTCCGCCTGTTCCAGACCCTGTGCGTCCCGTTCCAGCAGCCGTTCCAGCAGGGGCAGCAGCTCGCTTTCCGGCAGAGTGCCCTCCAGGAGTCCTGTCAGCGTTTCCTGTTCCGGATCTTCCGGCATCAGCCGGATCCCGGCGGTGTACTGGCTGATGGCGCTGCGGATGCTGCTTCTGGTGCGTTCCAGCTCTCCGGTGCGCTCCTTGAGCCTGTCCTGTAAGCGGCGGTATGGCTCCGTCCGGAACAGTTTCCGGAAGATCTGTACCCGGTCATCGGTGGTGGCAAGGAGCATCCGGTAAAAGTCCCCCTGTGCCAGCATGGCGATCTGGGAGAACTGGTTCCGGTCGATGCCCAGCAGCTCCTGTACCGCCTGGTTCACCTCCTTGACCCGGGACAGCACCCTCCCGTCCGGCATGGTCAGCTCCGCTTCTGCACTCTGGGGGGTGGTGCCTGCTCCACGGGTCTTGGGTCGGTCGTATGCCGGATTCCGCCGGATGGTGTAGCGCTTTCCACCGTAGGCAAAGGTCAGCTCCACATAGGTGGGGGTGGCTGGGTCTGCATACTTGCTGCGGAGCATGCTACTGCTCCGGTTCTGTCCGCTTGCCTCCCCGTACAGGGCAAAGGCAATGGCGTCAAACAGGGTGGTCTTGCCTGCTCCCGTGTCTCCGGTGATTAGATACAGCCCCCGTTCCCCCAGTTGCTCCAGCGGCAGGGTGGTCTTTCCCGCATAGGGGCCGAATGCGGACATGGTCAGTGTAAGCGGTCTCATACTTCCTCCTCCCAGATTTCCTTGGTCAGCCCGTTCAGATATGCCAGTTGGGCATCATCCAGCTCCTTGTTGTTCTGCATCCGGTAAAAGTCTCCGAACAGCTCCAGAGGGGACTGATGCTCCAGGGTATCCTCCGGCAGCAGCTCTCCGGTTTCCCGGGTGCGCCGGTTGTCATAATCCAGCTTCATCAGATTCGGGTACACTGTCCGCAGTCTGCCGATGGCGTCCGGCACATCCTCCTCATCGGTCAGGGTGATATGCAGGTAGTCGAACCGGTTCTGCTGGGTGTAAGCGCTTCTGTCCATCACCTGGTCATAGGTTCCCCGGATCTCCCGGAGATCATGCTGTGGGGTCAGGGGCAGCAGGTTCAGTGTGACCTGTCCCTTTGCGTCAAGCTCCACCAGGGTGACGGATTTGTGGTGGGATGCCTCCGCAAAGGAATATTTCAAGGGAGTGCCGCAGTACCGGAGCGTGTCCCGTCCTACGGATTGGGGGCCGTGGAGATGTCCCAGCGCCACATAGTCAAAGTCCCGGAACAGGGCAGCATCCACTCCGTCAGAGCCGCCGATCAGCAGTTCTTCCTGCTCCAGTACCTGTGCGCCGGCAACGAACTGATGCGCCACCAGCACGTTTCGCCGCCGGGGATCCACCGGCAGTCCCTCCAGCGCCTTTTCCACTGCCTCCTGGCAGGAATGGATCTCCGTTTCCGGCATAACGCTCCGCAGGTAGGCAGGCTTTAAAAAGGGCAGCAGGTAGAAATCCACCGGGCCCAGGTCGTCCTCCAGGGTGATGGGGGAGATGCTGCCTCCGTACACCGGGGACATGTGGACGCCGCTGTGCCGCAGCAGCCGCCCTCCGTATGCAATGCGCTCCGGAGAGTCATGATTGCCGCTGATGGCAAATATGGTGCAGCCCAGGTGGGACAGCCCGGCTAAAAAATCATCCAGCAGACTGACTGCCTCTGCGGGCGGGGTGGGCTTGTCAAACAGATCCCCTGCCAGCAGTACCCCCTGGGGCTGCTCTGCTTGAACCAGCTGTAAGATCTGCTCCAGAATAAACCGCTGCTCCTCCAGCATGGAAAAGCCGTTCACACGCTTGCCCAGGTGCAGGTCGGACAAATGCATCAGCTTCATATTGTTCCTCCTGTTTCTTTGTCTTTTTCTGTTGTCTTTAGTATACCACGCTGCATGGAATTTTGCAAATGTGATCCAGTCTGGGGACGAAAAAATGCAGCCGGGCATTTCTGCCTGACTGCATCCGTTTTATCCATTCTGCTGCTTGACCAGTTGTACGATCAGCTCGGCGCAGGTTTCCAGTCCCAGTGCGCTACTGCACAGTGCCAACTGGTAATTCTGAACCTTGCCCCATTCCTGCCCGGTGTAATTCCGGTAATAGACCCGCCGCCGGTTGTCTCGTTCCTTGAGCATCTTCTCCGGGCTTTTGCCCTCCTTCACCTGCCCGGAAATCCGTTCTATCCGTGCCTTGACATCTGCCCAGATAAAAATATGCATGCAGTCCTGCCGCTCCCGGAGCACATAGTCGGCGCATCTGCCCACAATGACGCAGGGGCTTTCCGCCGCCAGCTTTTTGATGAGCTTGCATTGCTCTACATAGATCTCATCGTACAGGGACAGACTGCCGCTGCCCATGGCAGCACCGGCAATGGACAGATTGAACAGCAGACTGCTGCGGGAGGTGGCGTATTCGCCGCTTTCCTCGATGAATTTTTCCGAAAGGCCGCTTTCCTTTGCAACCTGCTCCACAATGTGCCGGTCGTAGAATTTCCAGCCCAACTGCTGCGCCACATGTTCGCCGATCTCGTGTCCGCCGCTGCCGAATTCACGGCTGATGGTAATGATGTTTGTCATAAAATCCCCTCCTGATTCAGTTCTGCGGCAGTCTGCCGCTTTGGCTTATAATCTATCCAGTACCTGTCGCCGGATCCGGCGCATCATCAGCAGTCCCAGGAGCAGGGCGCAAGCCTCCGCTGCCGGGAAAGCGATCCACACCAGTTCGGATGCATTGTCCAGTCTGGTCAGTCCCCAGGCAAGGGGAAGTGCTACGATAATCAGCCGCACCAGGGACAGCAGCAGGGATTGCACGCCGTGCCCCAGCGCCTGGAAGATGCCCTGGTAGCCGATGTTCGCACCCATGCACAGATACCCCAGGCTGATGATCCGGATCGCCAGAACGCATAGGAACCGGGTTTCCTCCGATACGGCAAAGATGCCCACCAGCGGACGGGCAAAGACCTGTAAAATCACTGCGCCCACCAGCATGATGATGCACGCATACAGTTGTCCGTACCGGATGCCCTGCCGGATCCGCTGCTTGCTGCCCATGCCGTAGTTGAAGCCGATCACCGGGATCATGGCGTTGTTCATGCCGAACGCCGCAAAGCATACAAACTGCTGGATCTTGTAGTACATGCCGTATGCGGTGACTGCGGCGGCGGATACATCCCGGAGAATGATGTTGACCCCATAGGTCATAAAGGACATGAGTGCCTGCATGAGGATCGCCGGGATGCCTACCTGGTAGATTTCCCGGATCACCCGGAGCCGGGGACGCAGAAAGCGGAGACCGGTATCCAGCTCTGTCCGGGCGTGTCGGTAAAAGAACAGCGCATCCAGCCCGCAGGAAACAAACTGCCCGATGACGGTGGCGTATGCGGCGCCTGCAACCCCCAGTGCCGGACAGCCCAGCCAGCCAAAGATCAGAATGGGATCCAGCACGATGTTGACCAGTGCGCCGGAAATCTGGGCGATGGTGGTCTGCATGGTTCTGCCGGTGGCCTGCAGCAGCTTTTCATAAGTCAGGTACATGGTCACGCCCAGGGAGCCAATGGTGCAGATCCGCAGATAGCTTACTGCAAGCTCCGTTGCCAGGGGATCCCGGGTCTGGGTGTGGATATACGCCGGTACGCCCACCAGCCCGAACAGCAGATATATCCCGAAGGTGCAAAGGGACAGGAAGATAGAATTGCCGGCAATGGCGCTTGCCTGCTGCCGGTCTCCTGCCCCCAGGCTTTTGGACAGCAGTGCGTTGATGCCCACGCCGGTACCCACGCTGATCGCTACCATCAGCATCTGCACCGGGAACGCCAGTGTCAGGGCGTTTACCGCCAGATCCCCCATATTTCTGATCTGCTCCGTGTCCGGCATGCAGCTGACAAAGTAGCTGTCCACAATGTTGTACAGAGCCTGCAAGGCCATGGAAACGATCATAGGCGCCCCCATACCCAGCAGCAGCCGGCGTACCGGAACGGTACCCATTTTGTTTTGTTCTGTTGAAACTGCCTGCTTCATAGATACCTCCTGAAAATAAAAAAGAACCGTGCCGCTGCAAATCTGGATTTATGCCTTGCAGCTACACGATTCATTACGATTTTATTTTAGCACAAAATCGCAGAGAAGGTAATAGGCAATTTCAACAAATTCTGAGCTTACCCCCATTGTAGCATACTTCTCTGCGTCAGTCAACGGCGCAGAAAAATAAATTGTCACCCGATTTTAAGATATGGTTGACAATTCGGCCGGAGTATGCTATGATAAAAGCAGATTTTTGAGAAACGAGGAATGCTTATGTCACAAACTGCCGCCCCTGCCAAGGGCTTTGCCCTGCGGGATCTTGCCTTCATCGGACTGTTCGCCGTGCTGATCGCTGTCTGCTCCTGGATCACCATTCCCGGTGCGGTGCCCTTCACGCTCCAAACCTTCGGGGTGTTCTGCACCCTGGGCATGCTGGGGGGCAGGCGTGGTACCTGCGCCATTCTGGTGTACATTTTGTTAGGGATCGTGGGAATCCCGGTGTTCTCCGGCTTTACCGGCGGCATCGGACAGTTACTGGGGATGACCGGCGGTTATATTCTGGGCTTTTTGCTGATGGGTCTGCTGTACTGGCTGATGACCCGGCTTACCGGCAGCAGTCTGCCGGTAATGATCCTTGCCATGGTGCTTGGGCTTGCGGTATGCTACACCTTCGGCACCATCTGGTTCCTACAGGTTTACACCAGGCAGAAGGGGGCAATCACCCTGATGGCGGCTTTGTGGAGCTGTGTGTTTCCCTTTCTGATTCCGGATGGGATCAAGCTGGCGCTGGCATTGCTCCTCACCAAGCGGCTCACCAGGCAGTTCCGGATCTGACAAACGAAACACCGTGCAGGGCATACCCGCACGGTGTTGTTTTTATGTTTCCGTATAGACGCAGGAAAAGTTCGTGAACCGGACGGTGTTATCTCCCACCGCATAGAGCCCCAGGATCACCCCGGTAAAGGGACTGGAGATCTCGCTGGACAGATATTTGCTCTGTCCGGTGCCCAGGTGGGTCTCGCCGGATTCGGTGACCACGGAGAAGTGGTAGCAGGCAGGCTCCATCCGGATCACCAGCCGGGCGCTGTTCCCGGTCAGAGGGATCTCCTTCTGAATCTGATGCACGCCCCCGATGTTCAGCCGGCACAGGGCGGTGATGCCTGTCTCCCCACGGCGCAGAGCCACTTCGTAATGCTCCTGCTCACTCATGTAGCAGGTCAGTCCTGCCTCTCCCTTGTCCAGCTCCAGCACGCACTGTACAGTGCCGGAAAAGTCCTGCTGCCGCAGTCCGATGAAGGTGGGGGATCCCGGCTCGTCCAGGGTCACCTCTGTGCCATGCAGCAGGGCGCTGCCCTGGGTCAGGCCGTACTGCTCCATCCGGGGATGCCGCAGAAAGCACCATTCCCTGTACCAGTCCGGCGCAGCAAAGCTCCGTTCCGGCAGGGGCTTCTGTGCAAAGTCTCCTGCAATGTCATAGCACTCCGCCGTGGTGCCGTCCGTGCCTGCGGTGAACCAGCCCTCCTCATCAAAGGTGACAGGCGTCAGGAACACTTCTCTGCCCAGGTGATGGAATGCCATCCACAGCGCCTGCTGCCGGAAGCCCAGACTGAGAATATGCCAGTTCCCCCGGGCATCCTGCACCAGATCGCCGTGACCGATGCCCTGAATCGGGTAGGGTGCTTTGTTCCGGTTGGTCAGCACCGGGTTGTGGGGATATCCCGTAAAAGACCCCCACAGGGACTTGCTCCGGGCATAGGTGATCATATGCCCGTACTCGGTGCCTCCCTCCGCTGCCATCAGATAGTACCAGTCCCCGATCCGGTACAGGTGCGGGCTTTCCAGGAACCGTCCCCCGGAGCCCTGCCAGATGCATCTGGAGGGGGACAGCTTTTCTCCGGTGGCAAGGTCGATCTGACACTGCACCACCCCGTTGACGCCGTCCGCATCGGTGCCGTTGCTCATAAAGTAGGCATTGCCGGCTTCAAAATACAGAGAGGGATCGATGCCGTCCTGAGCCACCGCCACCGGATCAGACCATGCTCCGTGGATATCGTCGGTGTACACATAGAAATTCTCCCCGGTGGAGGCGTTGGTGGTGACCATGTAGAATCTGCCGTTCAGATGCCGGATGGTGGGAGCAAAAACGCCGCCGCTGCTGGGAACTTGTTCCAGTGCCGCCTGGCTGGGGCGGGTCAGCACATGGCCGATCTGGCTCCAGTTCACCAGATCCTTGCTTTCAAAGAGGGGAACGCCGGGAAAGTACTGAAAGCTGCTGCAAACCATGTAATACATGCCGTTTGCGCAGCATACGCTGGGGTCCGGGTAAAACCCCTTCAGAACCGGATTGTGGTAAATCATAGCTTCTCCATTCTCCGCTGTCTGCGGATGTTTTTCAGGCAGCACCGGGCACAGCTTGCGGGGTGCTGCCTTTATTTTAGCATACCCGTCGTCGGTTGTAAAGCCGATGCTTCCGGAGAATCCGGCTATGCAACCCTTTGTTTTGGCATGCAGGAGGGCGTTGGAGCATTCCTTTGTGCATTTTGCCGAAAGGGCGTTGTTTGATGTGAAAAAATCGGCGCAAATGGATGGATTGCAAAAAAAACGCCGAAAGTTTTCCAACACCCATTGAAAAGCGGATGGGTTTATGCTATACTATTTTGTAAGCGTGCACACAGGGCAGGCGTTGCGTTGCATCCCTTCCCATGACAGTTTTATGACACTTTTCATGCAGATTTTCGGAGAAGGCTCTGGCTTGCCGTACTATAATAATATAGTATTATGACGGCAGCATGCTTTTGAGGAGGCGCTTTTTATGGGGTATTCCATATATATTGCGGACGATGAAAAGAATATCCGGGATCTGATCAAGAGTTTCCTGGAAAGTGACGGATACCGGGTGTGGGCGTTTGAAACCGGAGACGCTTTGATGGGGGCATTCCAGGCGGCACCGGCGGATCTTGTAATATTGGACATTATGATGCCCGGTACGGACGGGCTTACCATCTGTCAGCAGCTTCGTGCCAAGACGGATGTGCCCATCATTATGCTGACGGCGAAGGATTCCGAGTACGATTATGTACAGGGCATCACCATCGGCAGTGACGATTATCTGACAAAGCCCTTCCGGCCTACCACTCTGCTGATGCGGGTGCGTTCCCTGCTGCGCCGGATGGAAATGAACAGCCGGCGACCCGTGCAGCCGGAGGAACCGGATGACCTGGTAGTGGGGGATCTGACCTTTTCGGCGGAGGCCAACACCATTAGCTGCAACGGCAAGGGCATCGGCTTTACCCAGACGGAGCTGCGGATGCTTTCCTATATGATGCAGAAGCCCGGCAAGGCATATGCCCGGGACAAGCTGCTGGAAACCATCTGGGGCTATGAGACTGAAGTGGAGACCCGGGTGACGGACGAAACCCTCCGGCGGATCCGGCGGAAGCTCTCCCTGGCAGGCAGCAGCGTCTGCGTACAGACCATCTGGGGCTACGGCTATAAACTTGAGGTATCGGAGCCTGTAAAATGAAACACATCAAAGTCCGGATCCTGGCGACCATCTGGGTTTCGATCTTCTTACTGTTCGTGCCCTTCTACATCATCCTCAACCTGACTCTGCCGGTGCATTTTGAAAAGGAAGCCAAGGCGGCGCTCACCTATGAAATGGAGTATATGAGCAGCATGCAGAAGCAGGAGTCGGAGGATGCGCTCGCCCTGGACTATGTGGGCATCTTTTTCAGCGGGGATATCTGCTTTATCGACCTGACGCAGGATCCGGCGGAGAACAGTGCGGCGGACAACAGCTACGGCAAGTACAATGTACAGAGTGCGGAGCATGACGTGCTGTCCTATTACGACAGCCAGGGGCTTCCCTTCGGACAGATCCGGACATTGAAAACCGACAACGGCTACTACGTCATGGTTCTGTACGAGGACGTGTTCTCCTGGGACGGAGAAAAGGTGCCCACCATCATGTATCTGAACATTCAGCCCATCGTCCAGTACACCAAGCGGCTGAACTGGCTGCTGGATGCCATTTTCCTGTGCGTGGCTGCCATCATGAGCGTGATCGGCTTCCGGCTGGGAGGACAGATCGAGGAATCCCAGGAAAACCAGCGTCGCTTCTTCCAGAATTCCTCCCACGAGCTGAAAACTCCTCTGATGGCGATCCAGGGCTATGCGGAAGGCATCCAGACCGGGGTGGTGGATCCCATCCATTCGGCGGAGGTCATCATGCAGGAAAGCGACCGGCTGACCCGGATGGTGGAGGAGATCCTGTACATTTCCAAGATCGATGTGCATCAGTTAGTACTGCATATTGCGGTGCTGGATGTGCGGGAGCTGTTGTATGACTGTCTGCGCTCCGCAGAGCCGATCCAGAACAAAAAGCAATGCAGCGTGGTGACGGATTTTCCGGATGCGCCGGTGCGGGTGCGCTGTGATGAGGATCAGCTGACCCGGGCGTTTATGAACGTGCTGATCAACGGCATGCGGCACTGCGACAAGACGGTGTGGCTGTCCTGCAAGGCGGATCGGCATATTATCACCATTACCATCCGGGACGATGGGGGCGGCATGGATCCCCAGGATCTGCCCCATGTATTTGACCGGTTCTATTCCGGCAAAAAGGGCAATACGGGCATCGGGCTGGCGCTGGCATCTGACATCATCCGGCTGCACAAGGGCAGCATCACCGCCCACAACGACAAGAGCGGTGCAGTGTTTGAGATCCGCCTGCCGGTAGCACCATAGTCTGTGACACTTTTGTGACAATTTTAATGCAGGTTCATGGGGAAACCCCTTGAACCGGTTTGCTATACTGATTATGTATGTG from the Ruminococcus champanellensis 18P13 = JCM 17042 genome contains:
- a CDS encoding LytR/AlgR family response regulator transcription factor; translation: MYLIYDDDPAHCAQLRTLLLSDPNNTEQDIRTASTEADAIRQLSGDTAVLFQDIRLEHDENGIRFAEYIKQHYPLCLIVFITAYTQYWENVFSVMPSGFITKPFTPEKVARVVLNINHHLPILRPMIHIREADNKLVSLPAADVVFIENENRRTQFYDDYYAGSKPAPLFSSHYSIAEIEQFLPSCFIRCHVSYYINMNHIRELRRYEMILHNGKSILISQRRYKDVENAFFRFTSDKL
- a CDS encoding stage V sporulation T C-terminal domain-containing protein, which translates into the protein MKATGIVRRIDDLGRVVIPKEIRRTMRIREGDPLEIYTSNDGEVIFKKYSAINEIGENAAQVAEIMHKLAGCPTVVFDRDHVVAVAGVPKKEFHERRVSPALEDLMENRRSYAGKPEQTFFSVEGIDKSAIACQPIFTSGDVTGAVAFLGDGKSPSELQVSLITAAAQFLGKQIEA
- a CDS encoding AAA family ATPase: MRPLTLTMSAFGPYAGKTTLPLEQLGERGLYLITGDTGAGKTTLFDAIAFALYGEASGQNRSSSMLRSKYADPATPTYVELTFAYGGKRYTIRRNPAYDRPKTRGAGTTPQSAEAELTMPDGRVLSRVKEVNQAVQELLGIDRNQFSQIAMLAQGDFYRMLLATTDDRVQIFRKLFRTEPYRRLQDRLKERTGELERTRSSIRSAISQYTAGIRLMPEDPEQETLTGLLEGTLPESELLPLLERLLERDAQGLEQAEQTCARLEEQLTVLHQSLDRAKQAARLREAYRQAQEQLKAQKQQRDACKATLDASLSDQTRQKELTVEITRIREQLPRYAEKEQLRTTLAQMKQDATHSQQEIKQTQERIAQGRSRYEKHVLELKSLANAGENREKLAALIKEQQKKDQHLAVLSEKLTGYDKLCRQLAAAQQAYQQAEHAAGQQRQTLEQLTEQLQTLGDAPARQERLLAQKQAAEQRTEQLATLAQRLDAYRIQSGELEQAQRAYAAAAETMQQEKDAYDRMQQAFLDAQAGILAASLQDGAPCPVCGAASHPHPAQPAKNAPTEAELKAARNRSDKAQQTCTQASRHAGTLRGKAESLAQSIREQCSALGLERDLPALPGHLQQEQSLLKDKQAGLDAELTETEQHIALRRQLETEQPKTEQILRQMEDALAGKRDARSSLDAQVQAAAEQLLEHTRTLELDCTLDMLPKKLNLMQKASSISADSLSGRLQREEQNVARRQELEQSNPRDEAQLRQMESDYADAREQLARLLEQASTAAKQLEEYSQLLPFADRKEAQAQITALEGEQSRLEQLAVQRQQAYDAAREAHATAQSRCRTLEEQLAQYQQEDVPGLEAQLRQLEQDKQQAGQEKTHRISRLGLNRSARDGILQQQARLEKTMQELRMVSGLSNTAAGKLSGKERVALETFVQMHYFDRIIRRANRRFLVMSSGQYELKRQQSATDLRSQSGLELCVVDHYNGTERSVRTLSGGESFMASLSLALGLSDEIQSSAGGIRLDTMFVDEGFGSLDEETLQQAMRALQSLTESNRLVGIISHVGALKNQIDKQILVTKQPAGGSHAQVQV
- a CDS encoding exonuclease SbcCD subunit D → MKLMHLSDLHLGKRVNGFSMLEEQRFILEQILQLVQAEQPQGVLLAGDLFDKPTPPAEAVSLLDDFLAGLSHLGCTIFAISGNHDSPERIAYGGRLLRHSGVHMSPVYGGSISPITLEDDLGPVDFYLLPFLKPAYLRSVMPETEIHSCQEAVEKALEGLPVDPRRRNVLVAHQFVAGAQVLEQEELLIGGSDGVDAALFRDFDYVALGHLHGPQSVGRDTLRYCGTPLKYSFAEASHHKSVTLVELDAKGQVTLNLLPLTPQHDLREIRGTYDQVMDRSAYTQQNRFDYLHITLTDEEDVPDAIGRLRTVYPNLMKLDYDNRRTRETGELLPEDTLEHQSPLELFGDFYRMQNNKELDDAQLAYLNGLTKEIWEEEV
- a CDS encoding AAA family ATPase; the protein is MTNIITISREFGSGGHEIGEHVAQQLGWKFYDRHIVEQVAKESGLSEKFIEESGEYATSRSSLLFNLSIAGAAMGSGSLSLYDEIYVEQCKLIKKLAAESPCVIVGRCADYVLRERQDCMHIFIWADVKARIERISGQVKEGKSPEKMLKERDNRRRVYYRNYTGQEWGKVQNYQLALCSSALGLETCAELIVQLVKQQNG
- a CDS encoding MATE family efflux transporter; the encoded protein is MKQAVSTEQNKMGTVPVRRLLLGMGAPMIVSMALQALYNIVDSYFVSCMPDTEQIRNMGDLAVNALTLAFPVQMLMVAISVGTGVGINALLSKSLGAGDRQQASAIAGNSIFLSLCTFGIYLLFGLVGVPAYIHTQTRDPLATELAVSYLRICTIGSLGVTMYLTYEKLLQATGRTMQTTIAQISGALVNIVLDPILIFGWLGCPALGVAGAAYATVIGQFVSCGLDALFFYRHARTELDTGLRFLRPRLRVIREIYQVGIPAILMQALMSFMTYGVNIILRDVSAAAVTAYGMYYKIQQFVCFAAFGMNNAMIPVIGFNYGMGSKQRIRQGIRYGQLYACIIMLVGAVILQVFARPLVGIFAVSEETRFLCVLAIRIISLGYLCMGANIGYQGIFQALGHGVQSLLLSLVRLIIVALPLAWGLTRLDNASELVWIAFPAAEACALLLGLLMMRRIRRQVLDRL
- a CDS encoding biotin transporter BioY; amino-acid sequence: MSQTAAPAKGFALRDLAFIGLFAVLIAVCSWITIPGAVPFTLQTFGVFCTLGMLGGRRGTCAILVYILLGIVGIPVFSGFTGGIGQLLGMTGGYILGFLLMGLLYWLMTRLTGSSLPVMILAMVLGLAVCYTFGTIWFLQVYTRQKGAITLMAALWSCVFPFLIPDGIKLALALLLTKRLTRQFRI